A single genomic interval of Croceibacter atlanticus HTCC2559 harbors:
- a CDS encoding Ig-like domain-containing protein, translating into MKTPLLYSCKKFSALLSFAFIFMFLNMFQNLNAQTQVYADAVVSQNNVLNSNYAIAENGSFATLNSSGGLLAGGGAYTGEIELEFSSTIPANTTTFVRIDFDNDLLNVLLGGALGDLLADTVGTIALGDHFFNVEARDNATTVLSASSATGATDRFRVVVDRNGYFYIAITPDADYNRVYIEDATSTLLLGQENSMNVHHAFFYNELGNNVTPLYSDFDESGLGLDVADLADSGVVNPQFAIDNNNSSFSEISLGTVSLGAGIQQNIYFAREYSNTDEFSITLKSEPALVAVGIQNNVVITALNDGAEVFSTTLGDVLNIDLLGLFENGEIVTVPFAPNINFDAVSISLSSLQPVGATQSINIYGISIAGELLPGEVDNRVFADTVSNENNATNSGSAVGDNGNFAVLESFGGIAVGIGSYTGDIELQYPEVVPANTTSYIRIDFDDDVLNSLLGGSLGDLLADIVGTIALGDHFFNVEARNNTTTVLSESSSDLSTDRFRVVVDEFGFFYIAITPDSDYDRVYIEDVTNALLLGETNTMNVHHAFYYSSTTPCATNNLLTDFDDSGIGLDLLELQNSGVTNPQFAIDENDSNFSQLSLGVVSVGAGIQQNIYFSKDYSPQSEISVRLKTDPSLLTVGLVNNVVISALDDGTEVFSTTLSSGLDVDLLGLLSDGEIVDVTFAPNLTFDTVTVSLTSLEVVTVAQSLDLYGVSIIDTSIPDADAEQTFCLLDDPTVADLEVNSGQNIIWYDAPVGGTAYSTTDPLIDGEVYYASQTIDGCESTLRADVTVTVNDTATPTTTESNQEFCIQDNPTVADLQVNETGVTWYDMATGGTAFNPTDALIDGQSYFGALTVDGCDSTTRLEVIVTIANTPPPTTTEPNQEFCIQDNPTIADIQVNETGVIWYDMATGGTAYDSTDALTNGQTYYASQTLNNCESASRLAVVVTIFETPTPTTDNTEQEFCSQDVPTIADLMVNEADVTWYDMATGGTAYDPTDELVNGQSYFASILADNCESATRLEVVATINTTPPPTTDDIAQEFCIQDNPTVSDIDVNEPGIVWYDMETGGTALPVDEPLVDGVTYYASQTINNCDSTSRLAVQVEVIETPTPTTDSTDQEFCIQDNATIADLHVNESNVTWFDMATGGTAYDPTDGLVDGQSYYASIVADNCESASRLEVSVSIFETQTPTTNEAIQEFCSQDNPTIADLQVNEPNITWYDMATGGTAYNATDALVDGQTYFASQLSNNCESATRLEVTATIYSTPPPTTTDSTQDFCTQDSPTVGDIQVNEPNVTWYDMATGGNAFSNTASLINGQTYYGSIIENDCESVTRLAVTVTINDTQAPTTVDSTQDFCIQDNPTIADLQVIGTAVIWYDMPTGGTVFNSTDTLDDNTIYYATQTQNGCESEDRLAVSVSIFNTPPPTTTNSTQEFCISNNPTVADLQVNESNVIWYDAPTNGTAFSNTASLINGQVYYGSQTLNGCESVSRLAVTVIIRNTAPPTTLNNMQEFCIQDNPTIADLQVNESDVIWYDMSSGGTILSPSEPLISGQTYYGAQNINGCESNTRLAIGVTIFNTPPPTTANDTQTFCAANNPTVGDIQVNELNITWYNSAAGTTPLNDSDALVDGQIYYASQTLNGCESVTRLAVTTNITNTPPPTTVNANQEFCEVNNPTIADIEINETNITWYDMPTGGTAYNLTDALTDGFTYYASQTVDGCESSTRLEVNVSIFSSDSATITSSASGDVCLNTVITYTTEPGNTNYMWDFTGGMVVAGGGIDDNTIEILWDTQDNTTVSVSYDAANACSSGGPVTINEIVSVCGDLAITKTVDETSPTIGSEVTFVINVTHSGPNDFFDITIDEVLPSGYELISSNATVGTYTSAIGEWFIPTLMTNQTASLTITAEVLGDGDYLNIATIESSTPEDTNPSNNSAEASVDPLCLFVYSQFSPNGDGMNENFTISCIERFPNNEIQIFNRYGSLVYKKVGYRNDWDGTANVSSVSSNGELLPAGTYYYVIKMNDQEDNRMSGWVYLIK; encoded by the coding sequence ATGAAAACACCTCTACTCTATTCATGTAAAAAATTTTCAGCACTACTAAGTTTCGCATTCATATTTATGTTTCTAAATATGTTTCAAAACTTAAATGCACAAACACAAGTTTATGCAGACGCTGTTGTTTCACAAAATAATGTATTAAACTCTAATTACGCCATAGCCGAAAACGGCTCTTTTGCAACATTAAATTCAAGTGGCGGCCTACTAGCTGGTGGCGGTGCATATACAGGTGAAATTGAATTAGAATTTTCAAGCACCATTCCCGCTAATACAACAACATTTGTAAGAATAGATTTTGATAATGACCTCCTAAATGTATTATTAGGCGGAGCGTTGGGAGATTTACTTGCAGACACTGTAGGGACTATTGCTTTAGGTGATCATTTCTTTAATGTTGAAGCACGAGACAATGCCACCACAGTACTTAGTGCAAGCTCCGCTACAGGTGCGACAGATAGATTTAGAGTGGTTGTAGACCGAAATGGATATTTTTACATTGCTATTACTCCAGATGCAGATTACAACAGAGTTTATATTGAAGATGCAACAAGTACCTTATTACTAGGACAAGAAAATAGTATGAATGTGCACCACGCATTTTTCTATAATGAACTTGGCAATAACGTAACACCACTTTATTCAGATTTTGATGAAAGCGGTTTAGGATTAGATGTTGCCGATCTAGCAGATTCTGGTGTGGTAAACCCTCAATTTGCTATAGATAATAATAATAGCAGTTTTTCTGAAATCAGCTTAGGTACAGTGTCTTTAGGTGCTGGTATACAACAAAACATATATTTTGCAAGAGAATATTCAAATACAGATGAGTTTTCAATAACACTTAAATCTGAACCTGCACTGGTAGCAGTTGGCATTCAAAACAATGTTGTAATAACAGCATTAAATGATGGCGCAGAAGTGTTCTCCACGACATTAGGAGATGTATTAAATATAGATTTACTTGGACTTTTTGAAAATGGTGAAATTGTAACGGTACCTTTTGCTCCAAATATTAATTTTGATGCTGTATCAATAAGCCTGTCTTCATTACAACCAGTTGGTGCTACTCAATCTATAAATATTTATGGTATATCAATCGCAGGTGAATTGTTGCCTGGCGAAGTTGACAATAGGGTTTTTGCAGACACAGTTAGTAATGAAAATAATGCAACAAATTCTGGAAGTGCCGTAGGAGACAATGGCAACTTCGCCGTACTTGAATCTTTTGGTGGTATAGCTGTAGGCATTGGAAGTTATACTGGTGACATTGAGTTACAGTATCCAGAAGTTGTTCCGGCTAATACAACCTCATATATAAGAATAGATTTTGATGACGATGTATTAAACTCCTTACTTGGTGGTAGTTTGGGAGATTTGCTTGCAGATATTGTAGGAACTATTGCTCTAGGTGATCATTTCTTTAATGTTGAAGCCAGAAATAATACCACAACTGTACTTTCTGAAAGCTCTTCAGACTTATCAACAGATAGGTTTAGAGTCGTTGTAGATGAGTTCGGCTTTTTCTACATTGCTATTACACCAGATTCAGATTATGATAGGGTTTATATAGAGGACGTTACAAATGCACTATTATTAGGTGAAACAAATACAATGAATGTTCATCATGCATTCTATTATTCTTCTACTACACCTTGTGCTACAAATAACTTACTTACAGATTTTGATGATAGTGGCATTGGCTTAGACTTATTAGAACTACAAAACTCTGGTGTTACTAATCCTCAGTTTGCTATAGATGAAAATGACAGTAATTTTTCTCAGTTAAGCTTAGGTGTGGTATCTGTAGGTGCAGGTATTCAACAAAACATATATTTTTCTAAAGATTATTCACCACAAAGTGAAATCTCAGTAAGGTTAAAAACAGATCCTTCTCTTTTAACTGTAGGCCTTGTAAACAATGTTGTTATTAGCGCATTAGATGATGGCACAGAAGTATTCTCTACAACTCTTTCAAGCGGTTTAGATGTAGACCTTTTAGGTCTTTTAAGTGATGGTGAAATTGTTGATGTTACATTTGCTCCAAACTTAACCTTTGATACAGTTACCGTAAGCCTTACTAGCTTAGAAGTAGTTACTGTAGCTCAAAGCCTAGATTTATATGGTGTATCTATTATAGATACTTCTATACCAGATGCAGATGCAGAGCAAACCTTCTGTTTGTTAGATGATCCTACCGTTGCAGATCTAGAAGTAAATTCTGGTCAAAACATAATTTGGTATGATGCTCCTGTTGGCGGAACAGCATACAGCACAACAGACCCATTAATAGATGGTGAAGTTTACTATGCTTCTCAAACAATTGATGGTTGTGAAAGTACTCTAAGAGCAGATGTTACTGTTACAGTAAACGATACTGCTACACCAACAACTACAGAATCTAATCAGGAATTTTGTATTCAAGACAACCCTACTGTAGCAGATTTACAGGTTAATGAGACTGGTGTAACTTGGTATGATATGGCAACTGGAGGCACGGCATTTAATCCTACAGATGCTTTAATAGATGGACAGTCTTATTTTGGAGCATTAACTGTTGATGGTTGTGACAGTACTACACGATTAGAAGTTATTGTAACAATAGCTAACACGCCACCACCAACAACTACAGAACCTAATCAAGAATTCTGTATTCAGGACAACCCTACTATTGCAGATATTCAGGTTAATGAAACTGGCGTTATTTGGTATGACATGGCAACTGGAGGAACAGCGTATGATTCAACAGATGCATTGACTAATGGACAAACGTATTACGCATCTCAAACTTTAAATAATTGCGAGAGTGCATCAAGATTAGCAGTAGTTGTTACAATTTTTGAAACTCCTACTCCTACCACAGATAACACTGAACAAGAATTCTGTTCTCAAGATGTTCCTACTATAGCAGACCTTATGGTTAACGAAGCAGACGTAACTTGGTACGATATGGCTACTGGTGGTACAGCTTATGATCCAACAGACGAGTTGGTTAATGGGCAATCTTATTTCGCCTCTATCTTAGCAGATAATTGCGAAAGTGCGACAAGGTTAGAAGTTGTGGCTACAATAAATACTACGCCACCACCAACTACAGATGATATTGCTCAAGAGTTCTGTATTCAAGATAACCCAACGGTATCAGACATAGATGTTAACGAGCCTGGAATCGTTTGGTATGATATGGAAACTGGAGGTACAGCATTGCCTGTAGACGAGCCTTTAGTTGATGGTGTAACTTACTATGCTTCACAAACTATAAATAATTGCGATAGCACATCTAGGTTAGCTGTACAAGTTGAAGTTATCGAAACTCCTACGCCAACTACAGATAGTACCGATCAAGAGTTCTGTATTCAAGATAATGCCACAATTGCAGATTTACATGTGAATGAATCTAATGTAACTTGGTTTGACATGGCAACTGGAGGAACAGCATACGATCCTACAGACGGTTTAGTAGATGGCCAATCTTATTACGCTTCAATAGTAGCAGATAATTGCGAAAGTGCTTCAAGGTTAGAAGTTTCAGTTTCAATCTTTGAAACTCAAACACCTACAACTAATGAAGCAATTCAAGAGTTTTGCAGTCAAGACAATCCAACGATTGCAGACCTACAAGTAAACGAGCCAAATATTACTTGGTATGATATGGCTACAGGCGGAACAGCCTATAATGCTACAGATGCATTGGTTGATGGACAAACATATTTTGCATCACAACTAAGTAATAATTGTGAAAGCGCAACACGTCTAGAAGTTACTGCAACTATTTACAGCACACCACCACCAACTACAACAGATAGTACACAGGATTTCTGTACTCAAGACAGTCCAACGGTTGGAGATATACAGGTTAATGAACCTAATGTGACTTGGTATGATATGGCGACAGGCGGAAATGCATTTAGTAATACTGCTAGCTTAATTAATGGTCAAACATATTATGGCTCAATAATAGAAAATGACTGCGAGAGCGTAACAAGGCTTGCCGTTACTGTTACTATTAATGATACACAAGCTCCTACAACGGTAGACTCTACACAAGACTTTTGTATACAAGACAATCCGACAATTGCAGACTTACAAGTAATAGGTACAGCTGTAATATGGTATGATATGCCAACTGGTGGCACAGTATTTAATAGTACAGATACTCTTGATGATAACACTATTTATTATGCCACACAAACACAAAATGGTTGTGAAAGTGAAGATCGTCTTGCAGTAAGTGTTTCAATATTTAATACACCACCACCAACTACTACTAACAGTACACAAGAATTTTGTATTTCAAATAACCCAACAGTTGCAGATTTACAAGTAAATGAAAGTAACGTTATATGGTATGATGCTCCAACAAACGGAACAGCGTTTAGTAATACAGCATCATTAATTAATGGTCAGGTTTACTATGGTTCACAAACTTTAAACGGCTGTGAAAGTGTGTCTCGATTAGCAGTAACAGTTATTATTCGAAACACAGCTCCACCAACTACTTTAAATAATATGCAAGAGTTTTGTATACAAGACAACCCAACTATTGCAGATTTACAAGTAAATGAAAGTGATGTTATTTGGTATGATATGTCTTCAGGAGGAACTATTTTAAGTCCTAGTGAGCCTCTTATATCTGGTCAAACTTATTATGGTGCTCAAAACATTAATGGTTGTGAAAGCAACACCAGATTAGCTATTGGTGTTACAATATTTAACACACCACCACCAACTACTGCTAATGATACTCAAACATTCTGTGCAGCAAACAACCCTACAGTTGGAGACATACAAGTAAACGAATTAAATATTACTTGGTACAACTCGGCTGCAGGCACTACGCCATTAAATGACTCAGATGCCTTAGTTGATGGGCAAATTTATTATGCATCGCAAACTTTAAATGGCTGCGAAAGTGTAACACGATTAGCGGTAACTACTAATATAACTAATACACCGCCACCAACTACAGTTAATGCCAACCAAGAGTTTTGTGAAGTTAACAATCCTACTATAGCAGATATAGAAATAAACGAAACTAACATTACTTGGTATGATATGCCAACAGGCGGAACAGCTTATAATTTAACAGATGCGCTTACAGATGGTTTTACTTACTATGCTAGCCAAACAGTAGATGGTTGTGAAAGCTCTACAAGATTAGAAGTTAATGTATCAATCTTTAGTTCAGATTCTGCTACAATTACATCCAGTGCTTCAGGAGACGTTTGCCTTAATACTGTAATTACCTATACAACTGAGCCAGGTAACACAAATTATATGTGGGACTTTACTGGAGGAATGGTTGTTGCCGGCGGTGGTATAGACGATAATACTATCGAAATACTTTGGGACACTCAAGATAACACTACTGTAAGTGTGTCTTATGATGCTGCAAATGCTTGTAGTTCTGGAGGACCAGTTACAATTAACGAGATAGTTTCTGTATGTGGAGATTTAGCAATTACAAAAACTGTAGATGAAACTTCTCCAACTATTGGTAGTGAAGTTACGTTTGTAATAAACGTTACTCATTCTGGACCAAATGATTTCTTTGATATTACAATTGATGAGGTACTTCCTTCTGGTTATGAGCTTATATCTTCTAATGCAACAGTAGGAACTTACACATCTGCAATTGGAGAATGGTTTATACCTACTCTTATGACAAACCAAACTGCAAGCCTTACAATTACAGCAGAAGTTTTAGGTGACGGAGATTATTTAAATATTGCAACTATTGAATCTTCTACACCAGAAGACACTAACCCATCAAACAACTCTGCAGAAGCCAGTGTAGATCCATTATGTTTATTTGTTTATAGCCAGTTTTCTCCAAATGGAGATGGTATGAATGAAAACTTTACAATCTCTTGTATTGAAAGATTTCCAAATAATGAAATCCAGATATTTAATAGATACGGAAGTTTAGTTTACAAAAAAGTAGGTTACAGAAATGATTGGGACGGCACAGCAAATGTAAGTAGTGTATCTAGTAATGGCGAATTACTCCCAGCAGGAACCTATTATTACGTTATAAAAATGAATGACCAGGAAGATAACCGTATGTCTGGATGGGTTTACCTAATCAAGTAA
- a CDS encoding OmpA family protein produces the protein MKIYITLLIGLFLSLPSMSQSSLKNADKLFKTQAYTKAAEAYKEFLAEYEGEVEIQTLLNAGDANYFIYNTSKAKQYYQRAFNRKPDIKEPYISRYVRTLRSEEDYEFAHKVALKALKESNDDEALNTYKKQYEAFLELLNSEEDSEYRLMNISANSKYSDFAPVIFGDSIVFSSSRTGNSKELYSWNEQPYLSLYIASKGEDGDLIDAKPFSKSSKSDYHDATLAIMPDTNIVFFASSNINKNKLILDSERENNFKLYSGELKNGVIKNREELNFNSDSYSVGHPSISDDGKYFFFASDMEQGYGGSDIYYCKITPSGKLTTPKNAGPEINTSGNDFFPHMKDGVLYFASNGHVGFGGLDVFQIEFNRDTEDFTNLQNLGKTVNTSYDDFSMVFNTDGMTGYLASNRTQGVGDDDIYYFTKEPIPCDQILFGNIKDLRTKENLAEVTVTIKDSLNETISILKTDADGNYEIKLPCLTKVTILAEKEDYFEQEKIGETGDVDGEENESIDFELERAKDMIVVDETTKQEKIDLETIYFDFDKADITPKAAAVLDKAVKLMNFYPDMVINIESHTDSRGSKKYNYSLSDRRAKATQQYIYSQGIAEERIVSAQGYGEQRLLNECKDGVKCSDEEHDVNRRSDFIILKR, from the coding sequence ATGAAAATATATATTACATTACTTATAGGTTTGTTTCTCTCGCTACCCAGCATGTCTCAATCTAGTTTAAAGAATGCAGACAAGTTATTTAAGACTCAGGCGTACACAAAGGCTGCAGAGGCTTATAAAGAGTTTCTAGCCGAATATGAAGGTGAAGTAGAGATACAAACACTTTTAAATGCTGGAGATGCAAATTATTTCATTTACAACACTTCAAAAGCAAAGCAATACTATCAAAGAGCTTTTAATAGAAAGCCAGATATTAAAGAGCCTTACATTTCTAGATACGTGAGGACATTAAGAAGCGAGGAAGATTATGAGTTTGCACATAAAGTAGCGCTCAAAGCCCTAAAAGAATCTAATGATGATGAAGCTTTAAATACTTACAAAAAACAATATGAAGCTTTTTTAGAGTTATTAAATTCTGAAGAAGATTCTGAATATAGGTTGATGAATATATCTGCCAATTCAAAATATTCAGACTTTGCTCCCGTAATATTTGGAGATAGTATTGTCTTTTCTTCATCACGTACCGGAAACTCTAAAGAATTATATTCTTGGAATGAACAACCATATTTAAGTCTTTATATAGCTTCTAAAGGTGAAGATGGAGATTTGATAGATGCTAAACCATTCTCAAAATCAAGCAAAAGTGACTATCATGATGCAACGCTAGCTATTATGCCAGACACCAATATTGTTTTCTTTGCTTCAAGTAACATCAATAAAAATAAATTAATACTAGATAGTGAGAGAGAAAATAACTTTAAACTTTATAGTGGCGAACTAAAAAATGGAGTCATAAAAAACAGGGAAGAACTAAACTTTAATAGTGATTCGTATTCAGTAGGGCATCCATCTATTAGTGATGACGGCAAGTATTTCTTCTTCGCATCAGATATGGAACAAGGCTATGGCGGTTCAGACATTTATTACTGTAAAATCACTCCAAGTGGTAAACTAACCACACCTAAAAATGCAGGCCCTGAAATTAATACTTCAGGAAATGATTTCTTTCCACATATGAAAGACGGTGTATTATACTTTGCTTCTAATGGCCATGTAGGTTTTGGAGGATTGGATGTTTTTCAAATTGAATTTAATAGAGATACTGAAGATTTTACTAATCTTCAAAATTTAGGAAAAACTGTAAACACATCTTATGATGATTTTTCTATGGTGTTTAATACAGATGGAATGACTGGTTACCTTGCATCTAACAGAACACAAGGTGTGGGTGATGATGATATTTATTATTTCACTAAAGAACCAATTCCTTGTGATCAAATCTTGTTTGGTAACATAAAAGACTTAAGAACTAAAGAAAATCTTGCAGAGGTAACTGTTACAATTAAAGACAGCTTAAATGAAACTATTTCTATATTAAAGACTGATGCAGATGGTAATTATGAAATAAAATTACCTTGCCTTACCAAAGTTACCATACTTGCAGAAAAGGAAGATTATTTTGAACAAGAGAAAATTGGAGAAACAGGTGATGTAGATGGTGAGGAAAATGAATCTATAGATTTTGAACTTGAGCGAGCTAAAGATATGATAGTAGTAGATGAAACTACAAAACAAGAAAAAATAGATTTAGAAACTATTTACTTTGATTTTGATAAAGCTGATATCACACCAAAAGCTGCAGCTGTCTTAGATAAAGCCGTTAAGCTTATGAACTTTTATCCAGATATGGTTATTAATATTGAGTCTCATACAGACTCGAGAGGTTCTAAGAAATACAACTATAGCTTATCAGACCGAAGAGCAAAAGCTACACAACAATACATATACTCTCAAGGCATAGCAGAAGAACGTATTGTAAGTGCACAAGGTTATGGTGAGCAACGCCTTTTAAACGAATGTAAAGATGGCGTAAAATGTAGCGATGAAGAACACGATGTAAACAGACGATCAGATTTTATCATTTTAAAACGATAA
- a CDS encoding DUF4293 domain-containing protein, which yields MIQRIQSVYLLLVIIISGALPFFVTLWKDAEGAAVVALDEPFVFGMYIGSSALAIIALLAFKNRKLQFVLGRLNIILNFILLGLFVYWSLRVPGEMNISEKGIGMLLPIISIVFLVLANKAIMRDENLVKSVDRLR from the coding sequence ATGATACAACGAATACAGTCTGTTTATTTACTTTTAGTCATCATAATTAGTGGTGCATTACCTTTCTTTGTAACACTTTGGAAAGATGCAGAAGGTGCTGCAGTTGTAGCTTTAGATGAACCATTTGTATTTGGAATGTATATAGGATCATCTGCTTTAGCAATTATTGCTTTATTAGCATTTAAAAATAGAAAGCTTCAATTTGTATTGGGGCGTTTAAATATAATATTAAACTTTATTTTACTAGGATTATTTGTGTATTGGTCACTAAGGGTGCCTGGAGAGATGAATATCTCTGAGAAAGGCATTGGGATGCTCTTACCGATTATTTCTATCGTTTTTTTAGTGTTGGCGAATAAGGCCATAATGAGGGACGAGAATCTCGTAAAATCTGTTGATCGATTACGATAA
- a CDS encoding PorP/SprF family type IX secretion system membrane protein translates to MKNRSQFKSFNTKASVGCIVLLAILFGFTNTTSAQQTPQFTQYMYNTMSINPAYAGSLQTLDIVGTYRDQWRGIDGAPVTQNLGIHSPLRNEKVGVGLNLTNDKLGPAKQFFADANFSYTVQVNPTAKLAFGLKTGVRIFNVDFTEGDFVNPNDQLNNNIDNRASVNLGGGLYLHSNNWYLGLSIPDFLSDDFYDDNDEAVAEEEIQYFLIGGYVFDFSQDLKFKPAFLAKYLDGTPLVVDVSANFLLYDRLTLGASYRFEDSFSGVVGFEVLKGFFAGYSYDASTTELSNYNDGTHELILRYTAPPKIEIIESPRFF, encoded by the coding sequence ATGAAAAATCGTAGTCAATTCAAGTCTTTTAATACAAAAGCTTCTGTGGGCTGTATTGTTTTGCTCGCAATCTTGTTTGGTTTTACCAACACAACATCTGCTCAACAAACACCTCAGTTTACACAATATATGTATAACACAATGAGTATTAATCCAGCCTATGCAGGTTCTTTACAAACATTAGATATTGTAGGAACCTATAGAGATCAATGGCGTGGAATAGATGGTGCTCCAGTTACTCAAAATTTAGGAATACATTCACCTTTAAGAAATGAAAAAGTGGGTGTAGGCCTCAACCTTACAAATGATAAACTAGGACCTGCCAAGCAATTTTTTGCAGATGCTAATTTCTCATATACCGTACAAGTTAATCCTACAGCAAAATTAGCTTTTGGTTTAAAAACAGGTGTCAGGATTTTTAATGTCGATTTTACAGAAGGTGATTTTGTAAACCCAAATGATCAATTAAATAACAATATAGACAACCGTGCAAGTGTGAATCTTGGAGGTGGTTTATACCTACACTCTAACAACTGGTATTTAGGCTTGTCTATTCCAGATTTCTTGTCTGATGACTTTTATGACGATAACGACGAAGCAGTTGCTGAGGAAGAAATACAATATTTTCTTATTGGTGGTTATGTATTCGACTTTAGCCAAGATTTAAAGTTTAAACCAGCATTTTTAGCTAAATATTTAGACGGCACACCTTTAGTGGTAGATGTTTCTGCAAATTTCTTATTGTATGACAGGCTTACATTAGGAGCTTCGTACAGGTTTGAAGATTCATTTAGTGGCGTTGTTGGTTTTGAAGTTTTAAAAGGATTTTTTGCGGGATACTCTTATGACGCATCTACAACAGAATTATCAAACTATAATGATGGTACACACGAACTTATATTAAGATATACTGCACCTCCAAAAATAGAAATAATCGAATCTCCTCGTTTCTTTTAA